One Mycolicibacterium pulveris genomic region harbors:
- a CDS encoding GNAT family N-acetyltransferase, with translation MAGLTGVRADELATLEIFAGCPTEALVPLAAQLRPLTAAPGQVLMQQGELAVSFLLIGSGEAEVTHTGADGHDTVARLTPGMIVGEIALLRDAPRTATVVATEALNGWVGNRDAFATLLEIPSMLERLLNTARQRLAAFIKPIPVRLRDGTELNLRPVLPGDNERTSRGPVEFSSETLYRRFQSVTTPSESLMRYLFEVDYVHHFVWVMTDGPDGPVVADGRFVVDADDPTIAEVAFIVADAYQNKGIGTLLMGAVSIAAECHGVQRFTARVLSDNLAMRAILDHAGARWHREDLGVVTTEIDVPQPRKPPFSAELIKQVRDVTRQVVRAVG, from the coding sequence GTGGCCGGCCTGACTGGGGTCCGCGCCGACGAACTCGCCACCTTGGAGATCTTCGCCGGCTGCCCGACCGAGGCCCTGGTACCGCTCGCGGCGCAGCTGCGACCGCTCACCGCGGCGCCGGGGCAGGTGCTCATGCAACAGGGTGAGCTCGCGGTGTCCTTCCTGCTCATCGGTTCCGGCGAGGCGGAGGTGACCCACACCGGCGCCGACGGGCACGACACCGTGGCGCGTTTGACGCCCGGGATGATCGTCGGCGAGATCGCCCTGCTCCGCGACGCGCCGCGCACCGCGACGGTGGTCGCCACCGAAGCGCTTAATGGCTGGGTCGGCAACCGCGACGCCTTCGCCACGCTGCTCGAGATCCCGAGCATGCTGGAGAGGCTGCTCAACACGGCGCGCCAGCGGTTGGCCGCGTTCATCAAGCCGATCCCGGTGCGGCTGCGCGACGGCACCGAGCTGAACCTGCGGCCGGTGCTGCCCGGCGACAACGAACGCACGTCACGCGGACCGGTCGAGTTTTCCAGCGAGACGCTCTACCGGCGTTTCCAATCGGTGACCACGCCGAGCGAATCGCTGATGCGGTACCTGTTCGAGGTCGACTACGTCCACCATTTCGTCTGGGTGATGACCGACGGACCCGACGGACCCGTCGTCGCCGACGGCCGTTTCGTCGTCGACGCGGACGACCCCACGATCGCCGAGGTCGCCTTCATCGTCGCCGACGCATACCAGAACAAGGGGATCGGCACCTTGCTCATGGGCGCGGTCTCGATCGCGGCGGAATGCCACGGCGTCCAACGGTTCACCGCGCGGGTCTTGAGCGACAACCTGGCGATGCGGGCGATCCTCGACCACGCCGGCGCCCGCTGGCACCGTGAGGACCTTGGCGTCGTCACCACCGAGATCGACGTCCCACAGCCACGCAAGCCGCCGTTCTCAGCCGAGCTGATCAAACAGGTGCGTGACGTCACCCGCCAAGTCGTGCGGGCGGTGGGCTGA
- a CDS encoding LpqN/LpqT family lipoprotein — protein sequence MSSSVRTGVVAAVVVALGLGLAGCGSDTETESTETAAETTTTTTEEATPTTSAQAAGPHYTIVDYIRDNEITEEPVKRGAPGAPAINLPMPPGWADAGANAPEWAYGAILFTDPAMASDPPTIVALMSKLTGNVDPDKILEFAPGEIQNLPEYEGADKGEPSELGGFDAVQLGGLYVRDGVRRAIAQKTVVIPGADGLYVLQLNADGLEDQLDVLMDATNVIDEQTTITP from the coding sequence ATGAGCAGTTCTGTGCGGACCGGTGTGGTCGCCGCCGTGGTCGTCGCACTGGGCCTCGGCCTGGCCGGCTGCGGATCGGACACCGAGACGGAGTCAACGGAAACCGCTGCCGAGACGACGACCACCACCACCGAGGAAGCCACGCCCACCACGTCGGCACAGGCCGCGGGGCCCCATTACACGATCGTCGACTACATCCGCGACAACGAAATCACGGAGGAACCGGTCAAGCGCGGCGCCCCTGGAGCGCCGGCCATAAACCTGCCGATGCCCCCCGGTTGGGCCGATGCGGGCGCAAATGCACCTGAATGGGCTTACGGTGCAATACTTTTCACTGATCCAGCGATGGCCTCCGATCCGCCGACCATCGTCGCGCTGATGTCGAAGTTGACCGGCAACGTCGACCCCGACAAGATCTTGGAGTTTGCTCCCGGCGAGATCCAGAACCTGCCCGAGTACGAGGGTGCGGACAAAGGCGAGCCGAGCGAGCTCGGTGGTTTCGACGCGGTGCAACTCGGCGGTCTTTACGTCAGGGACGGTGTGCGTCGCGCGATCGCGCAGAAGACCGTGGTGATTCCGGGCGCGGACGGCCTGTATGTCCTGCAGCTCAACGCCGACGGCCTCGAGGACCAGCTGGATGTCCTGATGGATGCGACGAACGTGATCGACGAGCAGACCACGATCACTCCGTGA